A window from Melopsittacus undulatus isolate bMelUnd1 chromosome Z, bMelUnd1.mat.Z, whole genome shotgun sequence encodes these proteins:
- the NAA35 gene encoding N-alpha-acetyltransferase 35, NatC auxiliary subunit, whose protein sequence is MVMKASVEDDDSGWELGMPDKIEKSNTSWVDITQDFEEACRELKLGELLHDKLFGLFEAMSAIEMMDPKMDAGMIGNQVNRKVLNFEQAIKDGTIKIKDLTSPELIGIMDTCFCCLITWLEGHSLAQTVFTCLYIHNPDFIEDPAMKAFALGILKICDIAREKVNKAAVFEEEDFQSMTYGFKMANSVTDLRVTGMLKDVEDDMQRRVKSTRSRQGEERDPEVELEHQQCLAVFSRVKFTRVLLTVLIAFTKKETSAVAEAQKLMTQAADLLSAIQNSLHHGIQAQNDTTKGDHPIMMGFEPLVNQRLLPPTFPRYAKIIKREEMVHYFSKLIDRIKAVCEVVNLTNLHCILDFFCEFSEQSPCVLSRSLLQTTFLVDNKKVFGTHLMQDMVKDALRSFVSPPVLSPKCCLYNNHQAKDYIDSFVTHCVRPFCSLIQIHGHNRARQRDKLGHILEEFATLQDEAEKVDAALHSMLLKQEPQRQHLACLGTWVLYHNLRIMIQYLLSGFELELYSMHEYYYIYWYLSEFLYAWLMSTLSRADSSQMAEERIMEEQQKGRSSKKTKKKKKVRPLSREITMSQAYQNMCAGMYKTMIAFDMDGKVRKPKFELDSEQVRYEHRFAPFNSVITPPPVHYLQFKEMSDLNKYSPPPQSSDLYMAASKHFQQAKMILENIPNPDYEVNRILKVAKPNIVVMKLLAGGHKKDSKVPPEFDFSPHKYFPVVKLV, encoded by the exons TTTTGGTCTTTTTGAAGCCATGTCTGCCATAGAAATGATGGATCCCAAGATGGATGCTGGTATGATTGGAAACCAAGTTAATAGGAAGGTTCTTAACTTTGAGCAAGCTATTAAG gaTGGCACGATTAAAATAAAGGATCTCACTTCACCTGAGCTGATAGGAATAATGGATACATGCTTTTGCTGTTTG aTAACCTGGTTAGAGGGACATTCCTTGGCACAGACAGTATTCACTTGCCTTTATATTCATAATCCAGACTTCATAGAAGATCCTGCTATGAAGGCTTTTGCTCTAGGGATCCTAAAAATCTGTGACATTGCCAGAGAAAAAGTTAACAAAGCAGCTGTTTTTGAGGAG gaagATTTTCAGTCAATGACTTACGGATTTAAAATGGCCAACAGTGTAACAGATCTTAGAGTTACAG GTATGCTAAAAGATGTAGAAGATGACATGCAAAGACGAGTGAAG AGCACTCGAAGTCGacaaggagaagagagagatCCAGAAGTTGAACTTGAA catCAACAGTGCTTAGCTGTGTTCAGCAGAGTCAAATTTACCCGGGTACTACTGACTGTTCTAATAGCATTTACCAAAAAAGAG ACGAGTGCAGTTGCAGAAGCTCAGAAACTAATGACTCAGGCAGCAGACTTGCTTTCTGCCATCCAGAATTCACTGCATCATGGTATCCAGGCACAGAATGATACTACTAAAGGAG ATCATCCTATTATGATGGGCTTTGAGCCCCTTGTTAATCAGAGACTGCTGCCACCAACTTTTCCACGatatgcaaaaataattaaaagggaagaaatggtCCACTATTTTTCCAAACTAATAGACCGAATAAAAGCTGTATGTGAAGTAGTCAACCTGACTAATTTGCACTGTATACTG GACTTTTTCTGTGAGTTTAGTGAGCAATCTCCATGTGTTCTTTCAAGATCCTTGTTACAG aCAACTTTTTTGGTGGATAACAAGAAGGTGTTTGGCACACATCTCATGCAAGACATGGTAAAGGATGCTTTAAGATCTTTTGTCAGTCCTCCAGTACTTTCTCCAAA GTGTTGTCTTTATAATAATCACCAGGCGAAGGACTACATTGATTCCTTTGTGACACACTGCGTGCGG ccatTCTGTAGTCTGATTCAAATCCATGGACACAATAGAGCTCGCCAGAGAGATAAACTAGGTCACATTCTTGAGGAATTTGCTACCCTTCAGGATGAG GCAGAGAAAGTAGATGCAGCACTTCATAGTATGCTACTGAAGCAGGAACCACAAAGGCAACATTTGGCTTGCTTGGGCACCTGGGTCCTATATCATAACCTTCGTATTATGATACAGTATCTTCTGAGTGGCTTTGAATTGGAACTTTACAGTATGCATGAATATTACTACATATATTG GTATCTGTCAGAGTTCCTCTATGCATGGTTGATGTCAACACTGAGCCGCGCTGACAGCTCTCAAATGGCAGAGGAGAGAATAATGGAGGAGCAACAGAAAGGCCGTAgtagtaagaaaacaaagaagaagaaaaaag TTCGCCCTCTCAGCAGAGAGATCACCATGAGTCAAGCATACCAAAATATGTGTGCCGGGATGTACAAG ACAATGATTGCATTTGACATGGATGGCAAAGTAAGGAAACCTAAGTTTGAACTAGATAGTGAACAAGTTCGATATGAACACAGGTTTGCTCCATTCAACAGTGTTATAACACCACCACCGGTCCACTACTTGCAGTTTAAA GAAATGTCTGATTTAAATAAGTACAGCCCACCTCCTCAGTCATCAGATCTCTACATGGCAGCTAGCAAACACTTCCAGCAAGCTAAAATGATTCTTGAGAATATTCCTAATCCAGACTATGAG GTCAATAGAATCCTGAAAGTTGCTAAACCCAATATTGTGGTCATGAAGTTGCTGGCAGGAGGCCACAAAAAGGACTCCAAG GTTCCTCCAGAATTTGACTTCTCCCCtcataaatattttcctgttgtgAAGCTTGTTTGA